In Robbsia sp. KACC 23696, a single window of DNA contains:
- the sctC gene encoding type III secretion system outer membrane ring subunit SctC, protein MAKPVAPEGTMPRRSIRNAKTSATGAARRVARIGTRFNRHAIAAAATATVLATIAATPSTASAAPIPWRTMQLDYVADHKALRDVLRDVSASAGVPVWISPKVEGNVTGHFQTSPQQLLNRMSASFGFVWYYDGSVLRIYDSSEMTSTTIGLRTATMSELRRTLARLETVDPRFPLRYDDATRTALVSGPPRYVELVSDISKLVDQNHQASQRDQGVRIFPLRYAWAEDHTITVDGQTIRITGVASILRSLYSEQGGPIGSQTAPESDARRLRNVAESAGGGGTADIGYGGGSRARAQPQSNNGTWTTGLPGLLGGGGGAAPSGPFPQNGVGMDGDGGGGGGVYMNSRRSGGQSIGIDPSDAPVITPDPRTNSILIRGAPDHMAAFESLIASLDVRPAVVEIDASIIEITDTALKQLGVDWRAHSSHGDIEIGNGQNVQGSTASVSPNGFPNLTSTTTSTTSAVAATPVGGVFTAVLGGAGKYLMARISALEQTDQATVNASPKVATLDNVEAVMDNKQTFYVPVSGYQSADLYSISAGVSLRVLPMIVRGSGMDEDGGGPSRMRLNVHIEDGQLTTQTVSNLPVVSKSTIDTQALISQGQSLLIAGYEVNQDERTGTGVPGLSKIPLIGGLFKYKSHTGQKFQRLFLVTPHILVAGGPRDDPMQDPEVSAPPMGYTDPPDMADQAVITQSRRTFEQAPQDRVLGPTVHSRRATSGPAAYPPSEDVRQGGSS, encoded by the coding sequence ATGGCTAAACCCGTCGCACCCGAGGGCACGATGCCACGCCGTTCCATTCGCAATGCAAAGACGTCCGCAACCGGCGCCGCACGGCGCGTCGCACGCATCGGTACGCGATTCAACCGGCACGCGATCGCCGCGGCCGCCACGGCAACGGTGCTGGCGACCATCGCCGCTACGCCCAGCACCGCCTCGGCCGCGCCGATCCCGTGGCGCACGATGCAGTTGGACTACGTTGCCGATCACAAGGCGCTACGCGATGTACTGCGCGATGTCAGCGCGAGTGCCGGCGTACCTGTCTGGATATCGCCGAAGGTCGAGGGCAACGTGACCGGCCACTTCCAGACCTCGCCGCAGCAATTGCTGAACCGTATGTCGGCGTCGTTCGGTTTCGTCTGGTATTACGACGGGTCCGTGCTGCGGATCTACGATTCGAGCGAGATGACGAGCACGACGATCGGCTTGCGTACGGCAACGATGTCGGAGTTGCGACGTACCCTGGCGCGTCTGGAAACGGTGGATCCGCGTTTCCCGCTGCGCTACGACGACGCAACGCGCACGGCGTTGGTGTCGGGACCGCCGCGATATGTCGAGCTGGTCTCGGATATCTCGAAATTGGTCGATCAGAATCACCAGGCATCGCAGCGCGATCAGGGCGTGCGAATCTTCCCCTTGCGCTATGCCTGGGCGGAAGACCATACGATCACCGTCGATGGCCAGACGATTCGCATCACCGGCGTGGCCTCGATCCTGCGTAGCCTCTACTCGGAACAAGGTGGCCCGATCGGTTCGCAGACGGCGCCGGAATCGGATGCACGTCGTCTGCGCAATGTCGCCGAATCGGCGGGCGGCGGCGGGACAGCCGACATCGGCTATGGCGGTGGCAGCCGCGCGCGTGCGCAGCCGCAGTCGAATAATGGCACGTGGACCACGGGCCTGCCAGGGCTGCTGGGCGGCGGTGGCGGTGCCGCGCCGTCCGGACCCTTTCCGCAGAACGGTGTCGGCATGGACGGCGACGGCGGTGGCGGTGGCGGCGTTTATATGAACAGCCGCAGATCGGGCGGACAATCGATCGGAATCGATCCCAGCGATGCGCCGGTGATCACGCCCGATCCGCGCACGAACTCGATTTTGATCCGGGGTGCGCCCGACCATATGGCTGCTTTCGAATCGTTGATTGCCTCGCTGGATGTGCGTCCCGCCGTGGTCGAAATCGATGCGAGCATTATCGAGATTACCGATACCGCGTTGAAGCAATTGGGCGTGGATTGGCGCGCGCATTCGAGTCACGGCGATATCGAGATAGGCAATGGCCAGAACGTGCAGGGGTCGACTGCGTCGGTTAGCCCGAACGGTTTCCCGAACCTCACTTCCACCACGACCTCCACGACGTCCGCCGTCGCGGCCACGCCGGTGGGAGGCGTCTTCACCGCCGTATTGGGTGGCGCCGGCAAGTATCTGATGGCGCGTATCAGCGCGCTGGAGCAGACCGATCAGGCCACCGTCAACGCAAGCCCGAAGGTGGCGACGCTCGACAACGTCGAAGCGGTGATGGACAACAAGCAAACCTTCTATGTGCCGGTGTCCGGCTATCAGTCCGCGGATCTCTACAGCATCTCGGCCGGCGTCTCGCTACGGGTGTTGCCGATGATCGTGCGCGGCAGCGGCATGGACGAAGACGGCGGGGGGCCGAGCCGCATGCGCTTGAATGTGCATATCGAGGACGGCCAACTGACGACGCAGACGGTCAGCAATCTGCCGGTGGTCTCGAAGAGCACGATCGATACGCAGGCCTTGATCAGTCAGGGGCAAAGCCTGCTGATCGCCGGCTATGAAGTCAATCAGGACGAGCGAACCGGCACCGGCGTGCCGGGGCTTTCCAAGATTCCGCTGATCGGCGGCCTCTTCAAATACAAGAGCCATACGGGCCAGAAGTTCCAGCGGCTGTTTCTCGTGACGCCGCATATCCTGGTAGCGGGCGGACCGCGCGACGATCCGATGCAGGATCCCGAAGTGAGCGCGCCCCCCATGGGATACACCGATCCCCCGGATATGGCGGATCAGGCGGTCATAACGCAGAGCCGCCGGACCTTCGAGCAGGCGCCGCAGGATCGGGTCCTCGGGCCGACGGTGCATTCGCGCCGTGCGACGTCGGGGCCGGCCGCGTATCCGCCGAGCGAAGACGTGCGCCAGGGCGGCTCGTCTTAA
- the sctT gene encoding type III secretion system export apparatus subunit SctT: MPDLQTLAESLTGVHTSVQSLLYMLALSSIRTMCIFTVLPATGSQAIPGAARTGVVYLMTWFIAAGQTPAAFDDDSIPQLLLLTGKEAFIGLLIGYVASTIFWIAQAAGTLIDDLSGFNNVQMTNPQQGDQSTPVANLLLQLAITLFYVSGGMTVLLGALFESYRWWPLTGKVPDFHAAAADLAIHQGQNIFVMAAKICTPIMLMLVLIDIGLGTIGKAAGKLEPQSMSQPVRGLVAVVLLIALTSAVAVQVRDALHFTGFASIFSGLTNQP; the protein is encoded by the coding sequence ATGCCTGATCTGCAAACGCTTGCCGAATCGCTTACCGGCGTGCATACGAGCGTCCAGAGTTTGCTGTATATGCTGGCGCTGTCGAGCATTCGCACGATGTGCATCTTCACCGTGCTGCCGGCCACCGGCTCGCAGGCGATTCCCGGCGCCGCCCGTACCGGCGTGGTTTATCTGATGACCTGGTTCATTGCGGCGGGGCAGACGCCGGCCGCCTTCGATGACGACTCGATTCCCCAACTCTTGCTGCTGACCGGCAAGGAAGCTTTTATCGGCTTGTTGATCGGCTATGTCGCCTCCACGATCTTCTGGATCGCGCAGGCAGCGGGGACCTTGATCGACGATCTGTCCGGTTTCAACAATGTGCAGATGACCAATCCGCAGCAAGGCGATCAGAGCACGCCGGTGGCCAATCTGCTGCTGCAATTGGCGATCACCTTGTTCTATGTGTCGGGCGGCATGACGGTGCTGCTTGGGGCCTTGTTCGAGTCATATCGATGGTGGCCGTTGACGGGCAAGGTGCCGGATTTTCACGCCGCCGCCGCGGACCTCGCGATTCATCAAGGTCAGAATATCTTCGTGATGGCGGCGAAGATCTGCACGCCGATCATGCTGATGCTTGTGTTGATCGACATCGGTCTGGGCACCATCGGCAAAGCGGCGGGAAAGCTCGAACCGCAGTCCATGAGTCAGCCGGTACGCGGCCTCGTGGCGGTCGTATTGTTGATCGCCTTGACGTCGGCGGTCGCCGTACAGGTCAGGGACGCACTGCATTTCACGGGCTTCGCCTCGATTTTCTCGGGGCTTACCAATCAACCATAA
- a CDS encoding helix-turn-helix transcriptional regulator, which translates to MLGRIYFALVSGIASRSLLPTYSNALLDGDWKAAYSAVASIADDNDRSQPDGDLRLIALADALSLRDLDEEAEQSYARAQRACRRGDDQIRMISCRNAGWQALKRDRFGLARNCFTRIVRDEAASAEQATEACIGLALVDYRLGHQGTAVQALDYAMGFAEHLTDPLWAEVVALLIDDIEIQTAIRCSGALSDHVFWQSARVTSGYRPPLATLDDGAPAAVVGSGLRAGMPAALNGRVHGTAPVPKVMQRHRDYLEWLAQTGVGDDVAADRLTRLLDDMRHGGSASLLPEMQLSALLAALAGGYAAMAERLHYAVGRRDAGMSAIHSHLDFMYADAKVAALRGKTLNALTLYSNYSQGALHCLRTEVLAMHSLDPRFDRAVSTRCDDVIGRLPPKYRPAYRYIVDNIAHSTLATREVAAYIDVTERSLQIVFKRSLGLSPSALIRQLRLQGIRRELQDESHVVPSVLDTANRWGVTSRSALIKSYRKQFNESPSETING; encoded by the coding sequence ATGCTTGGCAGAATCTACTTTGCCTTGGTTTCGGGTATTGCCTCACGGTCGTTGTTGCCCACGTATTCGAATGCTTTGCTCGATGGCGATTGGAAGGCCGCTTATAGTGCCGTTGCGTCGATTGCCGACGATAACGATCGGTCACAGCCGGATGGCGATCTCCGTCTGATTGCACTGGCCGACGCGCTTTCGCTGCGCGACCTCGATGAGGAAGCAGAGCAATCCTATGCGCGTGCACAACGTGCCTGCCGACGGGGCGATGATCAGATCCGCATGATCTCCTGCCGCAATGCGGGCTGGCAGGCCTTGAAGCGTGATCGCTTCGGCTTGGCCCGTAACTGCTTCACCCGCATCGTGCGCGACGAAGCCGCCAGTGCGGAACAGGCCACCGAAGCCTGCATCGGTCTCGCCTTGGTCGATTATCGACTCGGGCATCAAGGCACCGCCGTGCAGGCGCTCGATTATGCGATGGGCTTCGCCGAGCATCTCACCGATCCGCTTTGGGCGGAAGTCGTCGCCTTGCTGATCGACGATATCGAGATTCAAACGGCGATCCGCTGTTCCGGCGCGCTGTCCGATCACGTCTTCTGGCAATCGGCGCGCGTGACCAGCGGCTATCGCCCGCCACTCGCGACGCTGGACGACGGTGCGCCGGCCGCCGTCGTCGGCTCCGGCCTGCGCGCCGGCATGCCCGCCGCCCTGAATGGCAGAGTGCATGGCACCGCGCCGGTACCGAAAGTGATGCAACGTCATCGCGACTATCTCGAATGGCTGGCGCAGACCGGTGTCGGCGACGATGTCGCCGCGGACCGTCTTACGCGCCTGCTCGACGATATGCGTCATGGCGGCAGTGCCAGCCTGCTTCCCGAGATGCAATTGAGCGCCTTGCTGGCGGCATTGGCCGGCGGCTATGCGGCCATGGCCGAGCGTTTGCACTATGCGGTGGGGCGCCGCGATGCCGGCATGTCGGCGATCCACTCGCATCTCGATTTCATGTACGCCGATGCCAAGGTGGCGGCATTGCGCGGCAAGACCTTGAATGCCCTGACGCTTTATTCCAATTATTCGCAAGGCGCCTTGCACTGCCTGCGCACGGAAGTGCTGGCGATGCATTCCCTCGATCCGCGTTTCGACCGGGCCGTCTCCACGCGGTGCGACGACGTGATCGGACGCCTGCCGCCGAAATATCGGCCGGCCTACCGCTACATCGTCGACAACATCGCGCACAGCACCTTGGCGACGCGCGAAGTCGCGGCCTATATCGACGTCACGGAACGCTCGCTGCAGATCGTGTTCAAGCGCTCGCTGGGTCTCTCTCCCAGCGCGCTGATTCGCCAGCTTCGTCTGCAGGGCATTCGTCGCGAGTTGCAGGATGAGTCGCATGTCGTGCCCTCGGTGCTCGATACGGCGAATCGCTGGGGCGTCACCAGCCGTTCCGCGCTGATCAAGAGCTATCGCAAACAATTCAACGAGTCCCCGTCAGAGACCATCAATGGCTAA